A genomic stretch from Budorcas taxicolor isolate Tak-1 chromosome 15, Takin1.1, whole genome shotgun sequence includes:
- the LOC128060494 gene encoding olfactory receptor 51I2-like: protein MGLFNITHPAFFLLTGIPGLESSQLWLAGPLCVMYAVALRGNTVILQAVRAEPSLHQPMCYFLSMLSFSDVAMSVATLPTVLRTFCFNARTIDFDACLIQMFLIHSFSMMESGILLAMSFDRYVAICDPLRYATVLTNEVIAGVGLAVASRSFITLFPLPFLIQRLPICKSNVLSHSYCLHPDMMKLACADITINIVYGLFVLISTFGMDLFFIFLSYVLILHSVMAIASREERLKALNTCVSHILAVLAFYVPMIGVSMVHRFGKNVPRYIHVLLSNIYLFVPPVLNPLIYSAKTKEIRRAIVHMFYHIKM from the coding sequence ATGGGGTTGTTCAATATCACTCACCCTGCCTTTTTCCTTCTGACTGGTATTCCTGGCCTGGAGAGCTCTCAGTTGTGGCTAGCAGGACCCCTCTGTGTGATGTACGCTGTGGCTCTCAGGGGCAACACAGTGATCCTGCAGGCTGTGAGAGCGGAGCCCAGCCTGCATCAGCCCATGTGCTACTTCCTGTCCATGCTGTCTTTCAGCGACGTGGCCATGTCCGTGGCCACACTACCCACTGTTCTCAGAACCTTCTGCTTCAATGCCCGCACCATTGATTTTGATGCCTGCCTAATCCAGATGTTCCTCATCCATTCCTTCTCCATGATGGAGTCAGGCATTCTGCTGGCCATGAGCtttgaccgctatgtggccatttGTGATCCCTTGCGCTATGCCACTGTGCTCACTAACGAAGTCATCGCTGGAGTGGGTTTAGCAGTGGCTTCTCGGAGCTTCATCaccctctttcctcttcccttcctcatCCAGAGGCTGCCTATCTGCAAGTCCAATGTCCTTTCCCACTCCTACTGCCTTCACCCAGACATGATGAAGCTGGCCTGTGCTGACATCACAATCAATATCGTCTATGGACTCTTTGTTCTTATATCGACGTTTGGCATGGACTTGTTCTTTATCTTCCTCTCCTATGTGCTCATTCTGCACTCAGTCATGGCCATTGCCTCCCGTGAGGAACGCCTCAAAGCTCTCAACACATGTGTGTCACATATCTTGGCTGTACTAGCATTTTATGTACCAATGATTGGGGTCTCCATGGTGCACCGCTTTGGGAAAAATGTCCCACGCTACATACATGTCCTTTTGTCCAACATCTACCTCTTCGTGCCTCCTGTGCTCAACCCTCTCATTTACAGCGCCAAGACAAAGGAGATCCGTCGAGCCATTGTTCACATGTTCTACCACATCAAAATGTGA